The genome window TCTACGGTACCGCGCTCATCTTGCCGTTGTTCTTCCAGTCGATCCTGAACTTCACGGCCTTCGACACCGGGATGGCGCTGCTGCCCGGCGCATTATCGACCGCCGTTTCGATGCTGATCATCGGACGGATGCTCAATCGCGTCGACCCGCGCTGGCCGATCGTAATCGGCATCCTCATCTTTGCCTATTCGACGTGGATGCTCGGCGCTTTGAATGCGCAGGCGGGATATTGGGACGTCTTCTGGCCGCGGCTGATCCAAGGATTCGGTCTGGGTTTCTTATTCGTGCCGCTCACGACGGTGTCGCTCAACGACGTTCCGATTCACGAGATGGCCGGTGCGACCGGCGTGTACACGCTCTTGCGGCAATTGGGCGGGAGTTTCGGCATCGCCATCCTCACGACGATGTTGACCCATCAAACCGCAGTCGCGTGGAACGTCCTGGCCTCGGGCGTAACGACACTGCACGGACAAAGTACCGGCGCGATAACGCAACTCGTCGCGCAACAGTCGAGCATGATCGCTTACGACTACCTGTTCCGCATTTGTGCGATCGTCTTCGTGTTGGTTACGCCGCTCGTGTTTTTCATCAAGAAGCCGAGGGCCGCCGGTGCGTCCGCGCCGATGGCGATGGCCGCAGCGGAATAACCGCTACCGCGATCGGGCCCATTCACGCCACGACGCTTGCATCTCAGGAACCAGCAGTTCGCTGGAACGCTCGTGCTCGAACATACGAATTCGCGCCGCATCCCTAATCGTCAAACGATGCGCGGGGCGCCAGATCACTTCGATCTCGTCGCCGGCAGCGATGCGCCCCTCCGTAACGATGGAAAGATACGGGCCGGGACGCAATGCCTGCGCGAACTGCTTTAGAAACCGCGGGTCGCCCATCTTCAGTCCGAGCTTGAAGCACGGCACCCTCGGGATGGTTATGCGGAGTACGGTCGAGCCAATACGCCATCGTTCGCCGACGAGCGCGTCGTTGACGTCGATTCCTTTGGTCGTTACGTTTTCGCCGAATTGCCCGGGCTCCATCGGACGGCCGAGCGTCTGCGACCACCACCCATAATCTTCAATCGCGTATGCGTAGACGGCTTGGTATGGACCGCCGTGAACGGAGCGATCGGCTTGATCGTCGCCGTCGAGATTGACGCCCCGCACGGCGACCGGGCCTTCAACCGGCTCTTTGAAAATAGCGGTCGTTATTTCTTCGCCAGCATATGAAACCGCGCGAATGGCGCCCACGTTCACAGAAGTTAGCGTCGCCATCGTCATGCAGCGAGCATGCGAGTTAGGGCCACGCCAGCCCTTGTACGCTGAGCGAAGGCTTCGCAACACTTTTATAAGGAGCCGGATACATGAGCTTTATCACGACCCGAGACGGGACCGAGATCTTCTATAAGGACTGGGGCACCGGAAGGCCGATCGTCTTTCATCACGGCTGGCCCTTGTCGGCTGACGACTGGGACGCCCAGATGATGTTTTTTGTGCTCAAAGGTTTTCGCGTCATCGCGCACGATCGCCGCGGTCACGGCCGGTCGAGCCAGACCGACACCGGCAACGAGATGGACACCTACGCGTCGGACGTCGACCAGCTCACCGCACACCTCAAGCTCAAAGACGCGGTGCATATCGGGCATTCGACCGGTGGTGGCGAGGTAGCGCGATACGTGGCACGCTACGGCGGGAACGGTCGCGTTGCGAAAGCCGTCCTGCTCGACGCCGTGCCGCCGATCATGGTCCAATCAGACAAAAACCCGGGCGGCCTTCCCATCGCGGTATTTGACAGCTTTCGAGCCGGTCTCACGGAAAATCGCCCGCAGTTTTATCTCGACATCGCGTCCGGCCCGTTCTACGGTTTCAACCGGCCCGGCGCGAAAGTGTCGCAAGGTCTCATCGATAACTGGTGGCGCCAGGGAATGGACGGCGGGGCCAAGGCGCATTACGACTGCATCAAAGCGTTCTCCGAGACCGACTTCACCGAAGATTTGAAAAACATCGACGTTCCGGTTCTCGTGATCCACGGTGACGACGATCAGATCGTCCCGTACGCCGACGCAGGTCCGTTGTCAGCCAAACTCCTCAAACACGGAACGCTCAAAACCTACAAGGGTACGCCGCACGGGGTGCACTCGACCAATCCGGACATGGTGAACGCAGATTTCTTAGCGTTCATCAACAGCTAGACTAACGAAGAAGGCTACGGGCGAGCGGGTCCAGCGCTCGTCCGCGCCAACGTAATTCGTAGTTGGCTGCGCGCGCGAGGTTGCGCAGCTTGACACTCACCGGCTGTTCCCGCACCACGCGCTCCGTGAGCGAGTGCCACGGCGCCAAAGCCGGGCGCAAACGTTGTAAGGTCGCGGCGGCTGCAGAAGGATGGCGGCCGTAAAAACGCAGCAACCGCGGATATTCCGGCGCGAAGTAGCGGCGCACGTCAAAATCGTCAAGCTGATCTTCACGTAACACGTCGCCCGGCGCGCCCAGCGACGAGTAGTGGCGACCCTTCTCCGCGTGCCGCCGAGGTGCAAGCGTGTGCCCGTAGTGCGCGTACACGTACGGTAACGCGATCCGCCGGCCCGGCACACCCTCCAACCGTTCGTGCACGTCTCCGGTCCAGCGCGCCTGCGGATCGAATCGAAAAAACGCCATGCGGCGTTCGATCGACGTAAAGTATTCGAACGACTGAAAGAAGTGCCACGTATAACCGTCGACGAAGCCGGCGCCGGCCGGAACTCCGGGCAGATGTGACGCGATACGTGCGGCTGCTTCAGCGTGCACCTCGTCGGCATCGACGAATGCGACCCACGGCGACGTGAGATTCGCGGCGTGCGCGCGTAGACAGGCGTTTCGCGCTTCGGCAAAACTGGTGAACGGCGTACGGTCGACGATCAGCCGGCCCTCGCGGCCGAAGCGACTCCGTTCGAGCACGCCGCTGTGTGGAGACTCGCCGGGCCCATTATCGTTGACGACGAGATTGCCTGCGACGGGCTCGATCGATGCGAGAAGAGCCTCCAGAAACGGCTCTTCGCGCGGGCCGAGGATCAAATGCGCGGCGACTAGTTCGTCGGCCCAGGCCATCGTAGCCCCGTTCGTGCGCGCGAACGGAGTTTCCGCCGCACGGACGAACTCGCCGACCGATGCGCCCTCTGCGGCTCGCGGTCGATGCCGGTGTGGTCGACGAAGATACGCGCGGCATCGGACGCTACGCGCGCGCGTTGCTGCGTCGCATTGCCGTCCGCGACGATGTGGAACTGCTATTGCTGCGACACGGGCCGCTCGCGTTTCGTCATCGAGCTCGCTTGGAAAAGGCCCTCGAGTCGGATCGCTTTCGCATTCGTTCCGACGCGCCGGCGCAGTGTGCCGATGTGGTGTGGCATCCGGCCAACGGCATGTTTTTCCGTACCACGATTCCGGCCGTGGCGACGATTCACGATGCGGTGCCGTTTCGCTTTCCCGACCCGGACGAGCGCCGGCGCCGGCACGCACAAGCACCGTTCTTGCGCTCGGTGCGAACGGCAAAGCACTTCATCGCGGTTTCGGAGTTCGGACGCAACGAACTTTCCGACGTATTCGACATCGCTCCCGAACGCGTCGACGTCATCTATCACGGCGTCGAAGCATCCTTTGCGCCGGGTCCGGCGCAGCCGCTGCCGGCGGGCGTGCCGGAAGGCCGCTACTTTCTGTTCGTCGGCGACCCGACGGCCGAACCGCGCAAAAATTTCCCGTTGCTGTACGACGCGTACCGGCGTGCGTTTTCGGCCGACCGCCGTCCCCCATCGTTAGTGGTCGCGGGTAGCGGCGCCCCGCAACTTCCGGGGGTTATCGACGCGGGACGAATCTCCGACGACTTGCACGCGCGCGCCAACGACGTGCTACGGGCGCTGTACCGCGGTGCGATCGCACTCGCACTCGCGTCGTACCATGAGACGTTCGGAATGCCGCTGGTCGAAGCGATGGCGTGTGGAACGCCGGCTATCGCATCCGATGCCGGATCGTTGCCCGAAGTCGGCGCGGATGCGGCGCTCTACGCCCCGCCCGGCGATGCCGATGCCTGGGGCACGGCTCTGCGGAGGGTGTACGACGACGCAGCGTTACGAGATCGCTTGCGCACGCTCGGGCTCGAGCGTGCAACGCATTTCGATTGGGACGAAAGCGTCGAACGGCATCTCGCCGTTTTCCGAGCGACCGCGGCAGCGTGAAGCTGCTCGTTCTATGCGAGCGCGTCGATAACGAGGGCGGAACCGAAACGTACCTGCGCGTGCTGCTTCCGGCTCTGGCGGCGCGCGGCTACGAGATCGTGGTTGCGGCACGCACCGTTGGCCGAAAGGCCAGTTACGGCGTGCCGGATTACGAGGTGCCGTGGAGCGACGAGCACGACCCGCCGTCGAGAGACGCCGCCAACCGGATTGCCGAAATCGTAACGGCGTTCGAACCCGACGTCGTGGCCGCGCATAACGTGATGGACGCCGGCGTCCTCGAGGCAGCGCGTTTCCAGACACGTCGCTTCGTGTATCACTTGCACGATCATCGTCCGTTCTGTCCGAACGGCGACCGGTTGTATCCGCGAAGTTCGGACATTTGCGGCCTCACCATGAGCGCCATTGTGTGCGGCTGGCATTCTGCGATCGACGGCTGCGCGTACGGGCCTCGTCCGCGAACGATGCAGTTAATCGGACTGCGCGAAACCCTCGCCGCCGGCGTTCGCGAAGCCGATTCCGTCATCGCCTTATCCGAATACGTTGCCGGCTTGGCACGGCGAAACGGCGTTGCAAACGTCCGAGTCGTTACGCCGCCGATCTCCGCTGACGCGTTCGCGTCAGCTCCCGCTCCGCGGCCGGAGGCTGACGCAGTGTTGTTTGCCGGACGGATCGTGCCGTCCAAAGGCGGCCGTTCGCTGGTTCGCGCGATCGCGCGGATCTCAGCAGAACGACGCCCGCTTCTGCGGGTCGCGGGCGACGGCCCCGATCTCGACGCGCTGTTGCTCCTGGCGAAACGTCTCGGCGTTCGCACCGAACCGTTGGGGCGGCTCGAGCCGAACCGGCTGCGTGGGGCGATCGACGCGTCGACGCTGGTAGCCGTTCCGTCGCTGTGGGGCGAACCATTTGGACTCGCCGGGATCGAAGCGTTTGCGCGCGGACGCCCGGTCGCGGCCTACGACTCCGGCGCGATCGGCGAGTGGCTCGATCCGGCTGCCGGCACGATCGTCGCGCGCGGCGACGAAGTGGCGCTTGCCATAGCCGTCGAGCGGCTGTGCGAGCCGGCCGTGTGGCCCGACCGTGCCGTTGGCGCGCTCGCCGCGGCGCAGCGCTACGCGCTCGAACCGCACGTCGAAGCGATCGCGCGGGAATACGAAATAGCGTGACGCACATTCACCTCGCGCAGGCCCTCATCGTTCATGACGACCGCGTTCTGTTGGTTGCTTCAAGTTACCCGAATCACCCCGAACCGCTGTGGAACTTGCCGGGCGGCCGGCAGCGTTTCGGCGAGCTGCTCAGCGAAACGGCCGAACGCGAGTTATTCGAGGAGACCGGACTGCGCGGCGTCGCCGGCGAGCTTGCGTATATCAACGAAAGCTACGATGGCGCACGGCATTTTATCGCCGCCGTTTTTCACACCAACGTTCGCGGCGGAACGCCACGAACGGCGCCAAACGATCACGTCGAACAGGTGGAGTGGGTGCCGCTGGATGCGATTGCCGGACGCATCGTTGCGGATGTCGTGCGAGCGCCGCTGCTCGCGTGTCTCAGCGGCGGCCAGCGTCGCCGTTACGCCGGACGGCTCGTCGCGGGCATCTCCGTCGAATGGCCCGACGAAGCGTGACCCCGCAGGGTCTCCCAGCGCTCGCGTTGGAGCAGATGCGCGACGACGTCGACCGCGCGTCCGGCGACCATCGCTCCGTTCGGTACCAATCCATCGTCCTCGAACCCGTTGCGGATCAATACTTCGCGAGAAGCGCGATTGTCCGGAACGCAATACGCACGCACGTTGCGCAGCTTGGCCGTTTCGAATCCCTCCGCGAGGATCGCCGCGACGGCTTCGGTCGCAACGCCTAGGCCGCGACGTTCGCGCACCAAGCTATACCCGATCTCGGCGCTCGTGGGCTCGCGGTCGGCGACTCGCAAGGAAACCCACCCCAGCGGATCCCGCTCGGCCGACCCGACAAGATAGATCAGCCATTCGAAACGTCCGACCGCCTCAGGCGTTAGCACCGGCGGCCGCGACGCGACGGTACGGCGAAATTGCGCGGCGTCGACGCTCGGCAGGTCCTGAAAGTCGCGCAGTCCGGGCTCCTGCAGGACGTGCCACAGCGCCGATGCGTTCTGCGGACGTACCGGAACGAGCAGCAACCGCTTCGTCCGGATGCGCTTCATAAGGCGCGACTGTT of Candidatus Tumulicola sp. contains these proteins:
- a CDS encoding MOSC domain-containing protein; this translates as MGAIRAVSYAGEEITTAIFKEPVEGPVAVRGVNLDGDDQADRSVHGGPYQAVYAYAIEDYGWWSQTLGRPMEPGQFGENVTTKGIDVNDALVGERWRIGSTVLRITIPRVPCFKLGLKMGDPRFLKQFAQALRPGPYLSIVTEGRIAAGDEIEVIWRPAHRLTIRDAARIRMFEHERSSELLVPEMQASWREWARSR
- a CDS encoding alpha/beta hydrolase — protein: MSFITTRDGTEIFYKDWGTGRPIVFHHGWPLSADDWDAQMMFFVLKGFRVIAHDRRGHGRSSQTDTGNEMDTYASDVDQLTAHLKLKDAVHIGHSTGGGEVARYVARYGGNGRVAKAVLLDAVPPIMVQSDKNPGGLPIAVFDSFRAGLTENRPQFYLDIASGPFYGFNRPGAKVSQGLIDNWWRQGMDGGAKAHYDCIKAFSETDFTEDLKNIDVPVLVIHGDDDQIVPYADAGPLSAKLLKHGTLKTYKGTPHGVHSTNPDMVNADFLAFINS
- a CDS encoding glycosyltransferase family 1 protein, with translation MRPLRLAVDAGVVDEDTRGIGRYARALLRRIAVRDDVELLLLRHGPLAFRHRARLEKALESDRFRIRSDAPAQCADVVWHPANGMFFRTTIPAVATIHDAVPFRFPDPDERRRRHAQAPFLRSVRTAKHFIAVSEFGRNELSDVFDIAPERVDVIYHGVEASFAPGPAQPLPAGVPEGRYFLFVGDPTAEPRKNFPLLYDAYRRAFSADRRPPSLVVAGSGAPQLPGVIDAGRISDDLHARANDVLRALYRGAIALALASYHETFGMPLVEAMACGTPAIASDAGSLPEVGADAALYAPPGDADAWGTALRRVYDDAALRDRLRTLGLERATHFDWDESVERHLAVFRATAAA
- a CDS encoding glycosyltransferase family 4 protein; its protein translation is MKLLVLCERVDNEGGTETYLRVLLPALAARGYEIVVAARTVGRKASYGVPDYEVPWSDEHDPPSRDAANRIAEIVTAFEPDVVAAHNVMDAGVLEAARFQTRRFVYHLHDHRPFCPNGDRLYPRSSDICGLTMSAIVCGWHSAIDGCAYGPRPRTMQLIGLRETLAAGVREADSVIALSEYVAGLARRNGVANVRVVTPPISADAFASAPAPRPEADAVLFAGRIVPSKGGRSLVRAIARISAERRPLLRVAGDGPDLDALLLLAKRLGVRTEPLGRLEPNRLRGAIDASTLVAVPSLWGEPFGLAGIEAFARGRPVAAYDSGAIGEWLDPAAGTIVARGDEVALAIAVERLCEPAVWPDRAVGALAAAQRYALEPHVEAIAREYEIA
- a CDS encoding NUDIX domain-containing protein; the protein is MTHIHLAQALIVHDDRVLLVASSYPNHPEPLWNLPGGRQRFGELLSETAERELFEETGLRGVAGELAYINESYDGARHFIAAVFHTNVRGGTPRTAPNDHVEQVEWVPLDAIAGRIVADVVRAPLLACLSGGQRRRYAGRLVAGISVEWPDEA
- a CDS encoding GNAT family N-acetyltransferase; this translates as MKRIRTKRLLLVPVRPQNASALWHVLQEPGLRDFQDLPSVDAAQFRRTVASRPPVLTPEAVGRFEWLIYLVGSAERDPLGWVSLRVADREPTSAEIGYSLVRERRGLGVATEAVAAILAEGFETAKLRNVRAYCVPDNRASREVLIRNGFEDDGLVPNGAMVAGRAVDVVAHLLQRERWETLRGHASSGHSTEMPATSRPA